The DNA segment CGGCTAAAACTATATCATGTATATGGCGTTCATTTTAACTATCAAAAATAACTTTTTTTCATCCATTTTCTAGATATATTGGATTATTTACTCTAAAAAGCAATTTAGCTCTTGCCAAATCTGGTAATTTTGTTACAAATAGGCAGGTAGAATCGCAATTTTTCGTCTTATCTCGGCGCAAGCCTTGGCTTTTATGAAATTTTATTACAACTTAACTCTTATTAGGTGGCAACCATGACCTCTCAATTATCTCAACTTAAAGCCATGACAACAGTCGTTGCCGACACCGGTGATGTAGATGCAATTGCTCAATATCAGCCTGAAGATGCAACCACAAATCCATCACTATTATTAAAAGCAGCAAGTCTTGAAAATTATCAACCATTACTTGCCCAAGCGGTTACCTGGGCAAAAGCCCAATCTGATGATAAAAACCAGCAAATCATTGATGCAGGCGATAAATTATCAGTATTAATTGGGTTAGAAATTTTAAAAGTGATCCCTGGACGTATTTCAACTGAAGTGGACTCCCGTTTATCTTTTGATATAGACGCTACCGTAGCAAAAGCTGAAAAGTTAATTGCCCTATACAATGAAGCGGGCATTGCGACAGATCGAATATTGATCAAGATGGCTTCTACTTGGGAAGGCATAAAAGCAGCGGAGATACTCGAAAGTAAAGGGATTAACTGTAATCTAACGTTATTATTCAGTTTCTGCCAAGCACAAGCTTGTGCTGAAGCCGGCGTGTTTTTGATTTCTCCTTTTGTAGGTAGAATTCTTGACTGGTATAAAAAAAGCACAGGCAAGGATAGCTACCCTGCCGCAGAAGACCCTGGTGTTGTTTCTGTAACAAGCATCTTCAACTATTACAAGAAATTCGACTATAAAACCATTGTAATGGGTGCAAGTTTTAGAAATAAAGAAGAAATTTTAGAGCTTGCTGGTTGTGACCGTTTAACGATAAGCCCGCAATTATTAGCCGAGTTAGAGCAAAACAATGCCCTTGTTGCACAAAAGCTTATCGCTGGAGAAGTGTCAACCGAACGTCCGCAAGCATTAAACGAGCAAACATTCCGCTGGCAGATGAACGAAGATGCCATGGCGACTGAAAAACTTGCTGAAGGTATTCGAGGCTTTACCGCTGATCAAATTAAACTTGAAGATAAACTCGCCAGTTTGTTTTAATTTAATTCATTATTTGTTGTTTTTATCTTCAAAAAACAACATCTGATTAAAAAGTCGCCAAGTGCGACTTTTTTATTATTATTTTGTAACTAAAGTGTTTCATTTTTGAATTTGCTGTGTTATTAAAAAGAGGCGTTTTAAAAATAATAAAAAATAAGGAGCTTTAATATGGACCCAGTTGATAGTTTAATACAGTTAATTGAAGGTAAATCGAAACCCAAAGCAAAAGCAAAATGTAAATGGCGTGAGATTGAGCAACTTAAAGAAAAATTAGAACTAGAAAAGCAAATTGAATTTTATGACGGCTCTCTAGAGCATCTTCTAGAAGAGTATTAATTCGCACTATTTGTTTATAATTAAAAACCCCGTTATTACGGGGTTTTTTAATTCAGGGAAGAATTAACTTAGAATTGCCAGGGATGGTTTGAATTCTGTTAATTCAGGGATGAATTAACTTAGAATTACCAGGGACCGTTCCTACGCATCCTCGGCAATTGCTCCATGCATTGCTCTAATATACAACGTCCATGTTGAAAACGGTTTGAATTCTGTTAATGCATAAAATTAATATTTACTTATTTAATAACCAACAAATTGAGCGTACACCTGTACACCTACAATAATTGGAATATACTAAAATTCAATATTTTCACGTAGACAAAACCTCGTAAAACATAATCACAAAAACCTAACACACTGACAAATAAGAACTTTTAAACATCCAAACATTTAAACTGACTACTATCACTTTTCAGTGTACACTTGTTTTACATTTATTTGATTGAATTATAAACACCAACTGGTCATACTAGTTCATCAAAAATGAGCAAACCCAACAAAATAGAACACACGCACTATGGCTACACAAGTTATTAAACAGAAGATTTCACAAGGTTATTCTTTCATGGAAGAACTACTAAATTCGATCACCCATGGGGTGGGAGCGCTGTTAAGCGTCGCCGCATTAACCTTGATGATTATTGTTGCTAACGATGCCTTTGAACTTACCAGTGCGATTGTTTACGGCTCAAGTATGGTTATCTTGTTTTTAGCCTCTACGCTTTATCATAGTGTGACCAACGCATCGGCTAAAAAAGTTCTTAAACTTTTAGACCATTGCGCTATTTATTTATTGATTGCCGGCACCTACACGCCATTTATGCTAATAAGTATTAAAGGTGCATGGGGATATTCGATTTTATCTGTCGTGTGGACTATGGCAATTGTAGGGATCTATTTCAAAATTGTGTATAAACAACGCTTTCCAAAAGTGTCGCTGTTTACTTATTTAGCAATGGGTTGGCTGATCATTATCGCTGCACCGCAAATGATCGCAAATGTAGCTACCGGTGGCTTAATTCTTCTTGCCTCTGGCGGCGCGGCCTACAGTTTAGGCGCCGTATTTTACGCCATTAAGAAAATTCCATTCAATCACGCCATATGGCACGTCTTTGTTTTAGCTGGCAGCATCTGTCATTTTTTAGCTATCTACCTCTATGTCATCGAATAGCTCGCAAGAGTTAATTAGGCTGCTATTTGATAAAAACCATGAATAAATTTACCAGCTAAGGTAAAGTTAGTTAATTAAACACCTGTTTAAAATTGATCAATAACTCTTAGCAGGTGAACGACAAACCGTTATCAGGATTAATTATGCAATATGCCGATATTACTGGCTGGGGAAAATATACTCCGCCAGCCAAACTTAGCAATGAAGATTTAGCTACCTTTATGGATACCAGCGATGAGTGGATTTCATCTCGCACCGGTATCAAAGAGCGCCGTATATCTCATATTAACACTGCTCATATGGCAGCACTTGCCGGCAAACAAGCTCTTGCTAGAGCAGGTGTAGAAGCTGATGATATAGACCTGATCATTGTAGCAACTTGTACCCCTGATACATTAGTGCCCAATACAGCATCAAAAGTGCAAAATTTATTAGGCACCAACAATAGTGCCTGTGTTGATTTAAGTTCAGCTTGTACTGGCTTTCTTTATGCTTTGCAAAATGCAACCGCACAAATTCGCGCCGGAATGATCAATAAAGCATTGGTTATTGGCGCGGAAAGAATGAGCTGGTTTGTAAACTGGGGCGTGCGTGATACCGCGGTATTATTTGGTGATGGTGCGGGGGCAATGGTGCTTGAGGCAGCCGATAATAAATGCGGTTTGTTGGAAGCCAAATTGGGTTGTGACTCATCAGCACGAGATATCTTAAATATCACCAACTTTGGTACCGATATGGATCGCTATGAAAATCCGCCGGGGCCATTGCAAATAGACTTTTTAGGACCTGAAATTTTTAAACGTGCCGTCCGTGGAATGGGTAAAGCTACCGAAACAGTTATGAGTAATGCAAACCTCAAAGCTGAAGATATTGACTTGCTTGTACCACATCAAGCCAATTTAAGGATCATTGAGACATTACAGAGCAAGTTAAAATTAAAAGACGAGCAATGTATGGTCAATATCCAAAAATATGGTAATACCTCTGCAGCAACAGTTCCAATTGCTCTTTGTGAAGCAGTTGAGCAGGGCAAAGTAAAAGCGGGTGATACCATCATGTCTGCTGCATTTGGTGCAGGTCTCACTTGGGGCGCAGGTTATATAAAATGGGGTGACAATGTCTCGCCGAAAAACGACTATGTACAAGAAGAGCAGGATTGTAATAAAACAGCAAAAGAGCTACTTGCAGTAGCGATTAAGCATTGTACAGAGAATAACTAACATCTACTTTTGCTACTAAATAAAAACGAGCTAATGCATTTACTGATTAAGCTCGTTTTTTTATACCTTTCTACCAATTCAAAACGTATTTATCTATCACCATCCCAACTGAATAACTTGGCGCTTAGTATTAAGCAAATAGCGGTCATCGACAATAAAACCGCGAATTGATAACTCACGTCCTGCAGGGTCGCCCCTTCTGTTATTATGCTGCGCGCTGCACTTACCAAGTGAGTTAATGGAAACACTTCGGCAATATTTTGCACAAATTGTGGTGCACCTTCCAATGAAAACCATACCCCTGACAATAACATCATCGGCCAAGTTGCCATATTTAATAAGCCACCTACCAGCTCTTGTGATTTACTGCGGGTAGATATTAATAAACCAAGACTAATTAAACTCATAGCCCCGACAATAGCAATTAAGAATAAATTTAAGTAGCTGCCATGCATAATAAAATCAAAGAAAAAATTACAACCTATATAAACCACTGACACCATAAATAATACGATAAACAAACGTGACAATAACTGCGCAGAAATAAACTCTAATGCTGATAAAGGTGTCGCTTTTAATCGTTTAAGTACCGAGTTTTTTCTATAGCGAACAATGACATAACCAACACCAAACAAGCAGCTAAACATCATATTCATACCAAAAATACCAGGTAATACCCAATCAATATAACGAATTGGTTCGCCAGTAGTTACCATACGATTTAAGCCATCAGCATCATGAACAAATATTTTTTCAACCATATAACTTTTTGGCGATTGTTCATTAACCCAATATTGCTTAGCTGCTGAATCTATGATCATATCAATGCCATGTTGATCTAATTTAAGCATTGCTTTATCAAGTTGTTCATAATGGACAAAATCGATGTACTTAGTTTGCATGAACGGATGAACGTTTTCTGAACTTTCAGCCATTGCTGTAATCACCCCTACTTTGTATACCCCTCTACCCTCACCTGAAAAAGCAAAGGAAAAAATAACGAGTAACAGCACAGGAAATAAAATATTCCACGCCAATGATGATTTATCTCGAAAAAACTCCAAATTACGGGCTTTAACAACAGCAGCAAATCTTGAGAATTTAAACATGTGAAGTGCCTCCCAGCGTGTGTCCGGTGAGTTTCAAAAATAGATCGTCTAAATTGGCCGATTTAATGTGTAACCCCGTTAACGGCACAGCAAGTTCAATTAATTCATTGACGGTTTTTTCAACATTACTGGTCTTAATTTCAACCAGGCTTTCTTCAACATTCCATTGCTGATTTTGAATAAGCTCTTGATTAACATTTTCTATAGGAAGATAAATAAATACCTGTTTAAAATGGCGAGTAAGCAGCTGTTTAGGTGAGCCTTGCTCTATAATTTTACCATTATCCATGATGACTATATTGTCACAAAGCTGCTCTGCTTCATCCATATAGTGCGTGGTTAAAATCACCGTTTTTCCTTGCGCTTTAATATTTTTAATCAACTGCCAAAAGTGTCTTCTTGACTGTGGATCTAACCCCGTTGTAGGCTCATCCAAAAACACTATTTCAGGATCATTGATTAACGCCAGCGCCAGTAATAGGCGTTGTTTTTGACCACCTGACAATAAGCCATTATCGCGGTCAACAAACTCGCCTAAATCACAAAGCTCTATCAAGGTTTCATTTGATAAGGTTTTTTCATAAAAAGAGGAAAATAAATTAAGTGTTTCAGTAACGGTTAAAAAGTCTTGCAGTGCGGTACTTTGAAATTGAATACCGATTAACTGACTGACGTCACCACCGGTTTCAGTATTATAGTTAACCGTTCCTGAGGTCTTATTAATTATCCCTTCCATAATTTCAATGGTAGTGGTTTTACCCGCACCATTTGGCCCTAATAAACCAAAACAATGCCCCTTGATAATATCGAAGCTAACATCATCTACGGCCTTTACATCTTTATAGTGTTTCGTTAAATTTTCTACCGTAATGATTTTCATAAGTTACTCAATTAATTATTTGAAGGTTAACAGGTGAGCGCAAAACTCTTTCAACGTTTTCAATAATTCTTTTTTGCCGGTTAATTTAAACTCTTCGCACACTTCAGCATAGTTCTGTTGCTGAATGACTTTACGCAGTGTAACTGCTGCCCCCAATCTATCTGCTTGCACCTTATCGGCATTTTCAGCTAGATAACTAGTCAAACAGCGATTAATTGCTGGAGCACAGCATGAGAAAACTCTATGACCTTGAACAAAGTCAGCAAGGGTTTGTAGATCTCGCTCAGCAGGTAAGCTTAGGTTATCAGCATGAGCGAATATTTCAGACATTAATTGTGTATCTAAATATTTGTATTCATCACTCGCGTAATACCTTAAATCTCGATAAAACTGCTGTGTGATTTGTTTGCTTAATTGTTCAGCCTGCTCTGTAAGTGGTTTTAATACCAATGCAGAATGTTCTCCACTTGCAGCATCTTTACTAAAACCAATTCGAGCAAGATTAAACTGGCAGGTAAACCAATAGGAAAGTAGTTGTTGGTTCGCGCCAAAACTTGAGCCGATAAAGTCAAAGCCCCTGTCTTTACCTGCACTGGCACAGTAATTTAAAAGTTGTGAGCCTAACCCTTTCCCTTGCAACTCAGGATGTACAGCAATTCGAACGACGCGCAAATATCGATAATTGAATGTGTCTTCGATGCCGCAATGCACTAACAATGACTGCGGAATAAAGTGGCCTTTAAGCCGCCTTTGCGAACGCTTTATTTTGATCGCTAAATCACTCTCGACGTTACCTTCAGCAAGTAATAAAGCAACGGCTAAAATATGGTCATGTTGCTGCTGTATAATCACACTCACATTAGGATCATCAAGTAGAAGCTTTAAATCACTGGGCTTTGTTTGATAGTGGGCAGTTACCAACAATGAGAATACGTTATTTAAAAGAATTTCATCTTTGCTTAAATCTTTACTAGTAATTACCTTGTGTTGAACGGCCTTATCAGCACAATACAGAGCATTGGACAGCTCGCTGTTTAATAACAAACTGGCAAAGGTAAATTGTTCTAACGGATCATTGATTGCCCAGCGAATGGGCTCTTTCATATGAAAATATTGTCCACTTGGGCGTGACTGTTTTAACTGTTTTAAAAACTTTCCACTAAAGCCTCTACCAGCCCCCTCATAACCGTGTATTGTCGAAACAAACACTTGCCGATGATAGTTATCAGACAATGACTTTAGCATTGGCAAAGGAATACCAGCAGCTTCATCTACAAGTAGCAGATGGCAACTTGGCTGTTGTTTAATGATTACATCCAGCGGAACAAATTTAACAGTAGACGTTTGATAATTAACAACTTTTCCGCTTTGCACAGCTTTGGGTAAACTTATTAGCAGTTGTTTGAAAAATATATTAACCGCATCAGGGTGTGGCGCAGTAATAATAATAGTTTTGTTGTTTTGTTTTAATATTTCACTTGCAGCAATAGCCAAAGCACTAGACTTCCCTCTGCCTCGGTCTGCGGTAATAACCAGCGGTCTATCGCGATGACCATGAACAACATTGATAATTTTATCTACCGCGACTTCTTGTTCTTTGGTAATACAAGAAAATTTAAATTCGGTTTCAACAATAGGATGATCTTCTAGCTCACCTGAAGTAGCGTTTGGTAATAAGGGAAGAGTCTCATTTTTTTGTTCAACTCGGTATATCTGCTCAAACTTATCAGTAAACGATAATAGCCTTTGGCTAAAAGGGCTGCTTTCAAGAAGTGGTACAGACAATAACAGCACACATTGACCACCCGCAATTAATGTACCCGACAACGCAGCAAAAGCATCGACATTAAAACTATCTGTTACGGCAAAAATAATGTGTTTTTGCTCTGTGCCTAAATACTGGCGGTAGGTTTTATTATTTACATAAATAATATCGGTACGCGCATCTTTAACAGGCTCAAATGAAAAAAATAATGCCCCCGACAATGACTCGTTAATAATTGTATTATTTTGTTGTTCAAGCCATTGCTTTTCACCTACAAAAACAAACAAACTGCGTGTTTGTTTCAGTAAAGAAAACTGCTGAATTTGAGTAAATAACCGCCGATATTTGATTTGACTAACCATTTAATATTTCTAACTATTTTTATCAGTTTAACAGGTAATCGTAAAAAAATTATATCCCGTATGAGAAATTATCCGTTAGTTGACAATAAACACAGCAATTTATTCACAAAAAATTACAAAAATTGACCCAAATCAACAACATTTTTTCAATACCATCTATACTAATTTGTAAGTCCACAAAACATTAGAATTATCATGAATGAAATAGCCGGTTCAGAGCAACAAAAAAAAGATGAACGTAATACCTTTTTATTCCTTACAGTTTTCCTAGCTCCCATCCTAGCAGTTGCTATTGTTGGTGGTTTAGGTTTTGCTATTTGGATTAGTCAACTGATATTAGGTCCTCCAGGAGTTTAAGTAACTTTTATGACCGTAAACGTCGACCAATCACGCCGTAATTTTTTAAGAGGCAGAAAACCAACTATCGCTCCAGCATTCAGGCTACCTTGGATCACGAGTGAGCATGCATTTATTAACGACTGTACACAGTGTAATGACTGTATAACAGCCTGTGGCGAAAACATCATAGTTAAAGGAGACGACGGCTATCCTAGAATTGATTTTGAGCAAGGTGAATGTACTTTCTGTGAGGATTGCATCACAAGTTGCAACCAGTCTTTTTTTCTAGAAGATAAAACAGGACAAGCCTGGCCGAGTAAATTTAACATTAAAGACAATTGTTTAGCCAAAAACGATGTGTTTTGTCAAAGCTGTAAAGATGCTTGTGAAAGCCGTGCAATTAGCTTTACTTATGTTGACAGCGCAATTCCACAACCCCAAATAACTCAAGATCTATGTACCGGGTGTGGTGCATGCATCAAACCTTGCCCAACAGATTCAACTGAATTACTCCTGTTTAAGGAATTAACATAATGACCGAAACAACTGAATATCATGTGGCAAGTTTTATTGCTCAAATTGATGTTAGTAAAAAAGATGCGGTAATAAAAAGCATCGAAGCAACACCTGGCGCAGAAATTCATGCCAGCAACGACACAGGAAAAATAGTATTTACCATAGAAGCTGATAATCAACGCATTATTGGCAACTATGCTGACCAAATCAAAGATCAATCGGGCATCTTTACCCTTGCTCCGGTTTACCACCAATATTTAGAAGAATAGTAGGAAAAGCTATGAAACTTAACCGCAGAGAATTTATAAAAGCGAATGCCGTTGCCGTAGCAGCAACAGCCGCAGGGGTTGCAATACCAGCAACAGCATCAAACTTAATCACCAGTAGCGAAATGACCAAATTAAAATGGGACAAAGCTCCTTGTCGTTTTTGTGGTACTGGTTGTAGTGTTAATGTAGCCACCATGGACAACAAAGTTGTTGCAACCCACGGTGATATTAACTCCCCTGTTAATAAAGGCCTCAACTGTATTAAGGGCTACTTTTTATCAAAAATTATGTATGGTAAAGACCGCTTAACCAAGCCTTTACTTAGAATGAAAGATGGCAAATTTGATAAGAATGGTGACTTTACTCCAATCACTTGGGACGCCGCTTTTGACATCATGGCCGAAAAAGCTAAAAAAACTCTAAAAGAAAAAGGTCCTACTGCTGTCGGTATGTTTGGCTCTGGTCAATGGACAGTGCAAGAAGGCTACGCTGCAGTTAAATTAATGAAAGCAGGCTTTAGAACCAACAATATTGATCCTAATGCCCGTCACTGTATGGCATCTGCGGTTGGTGGCTTTATGCGTACCTTTGGTATCGATGAGCCAATGGGTTGTTACGATGATTTTGAACATGCTGATGCCTTCGTATTATGGGGCTCAAACATGGCAGAAATGCACCCTATTTTATGGACGCGCATTACTGATCGTCGTTTAAGTGCACCACATGTAAAAGTTGCGGTGTTATCAACATTTGAACATCGCAGTTTTGATCTTGCCGACAACGGCATGATCTTTACCCCACAAACCGATTTAGCAATTTTAAACTTTATTGCTAACTACATTATTAAAACAGACAGGGTTAACAAAGACTTCATTACCAAACACACTAATTTCCGCTTAGGTAACACAGATATTGGTTATGGCTTACGTCCAGAACACCCACTAGAGAAAAATGCCAAGAACAGTGGCTCTACCGCAGGTGGCTCTAAAGCAATTAACTTTGAAGAATATGCAAAGTTTGTAAGCACTTATACAGCTGAATATGTATCAGAACTATCAACAGTTCCTGTTGATAAACTAAACGCTTTAGCCGAGCTATATGCTGATCCAAACACGAAAGTAACGTCACTTTGGACTATGGGCTTTAACCAACATACTCGCGGCGTTTGGGCAAATAACTTAGTTTATAATATTCATTTGCTAACCGGTAAGATTTCAACGCCAGGTAACAGCCCGTTTTCATTAACAGGTCAGCCATCTGCTTGTGGTACAGCACGTGAAGTTGGTACATTCTCTCATCGTTTACCTGCAGACATGGTTGTAAATAACCCTAAACACAGGGCAATAGCTGAGAAAATCTGGAAATTACCTGAAGGCACTATTCCGCCAAAACCTGGTTACCATGCCGTTTTACAAAACCGTAAGCTTAAAGACGGTGAACTAAATTTCTACTGGGTGCAATGTAATAACAACATGCAAGCTGCGGCAAATATTAACGAAGAAGGTTTACCTGGTTACCGTAACCCGAAAAACTTCATCGTTGTATCAGACCCATACCCAACAGTAACTGCACAAGCTGCTGACTTGATTTTACCAACAGCAATGTGGGTAGAAAAAGAAGGTGTATACGGTAATGCTGAGCGTCGTACCCAATCTTGGTACCAGCAAGTTAATGCACCAGAAGGGGCATTATCAGATATGTGGCAATTAGTTGAATTCTCTAAGCGTTTCCAAATTGAAGACGTTTGGCCAGAAGAGTTAATTGCAAAAATGCCAGAGTATCGTGGCAAATCATTATTCAACGTTTTATATGAAAACGGCCAAGTAAATAAATATCCGTTATCAGAAATTCCTGATGATAGATTAAACCAAGAATCACGTGATTTTGGTTTCTACATTCAAAAAGGCTTATTTGAAGAGTACGCAGAATTTGGTCGTGGCCATGCCCATGATTTAGCACCATATGATCGCTACCATCAAGAGCGCGGATTGCGCTGGCCAGTGGTTGATGGCAAAGAAACACTGTGGCGCTTTAAAGAAGGCTCTGATCCTTATGTTAAGCCTGGTTCAGATTTCGACTTTTATGGTAAACCAGACGGTAAAGCAGTTATTTTTGCCTTACCTTATGAGCCAGCAGCGGAATTCCCGGATGCTGAATACGACTTATGGTTATCAACCGGCCGTGTATTAGAACACTGGCATTCTGGCTCTATGACCCAACGTGTGCCTGAGCTTTATAAAGCAATGCCAGATGCGGTTGTTTACATGAACCCAGATGATGCTAAAAAGCGCGGTTTACGCCGAGGCGATCTAGTTAAGTTAATTTCTCGTCGTGGTGAAGTTGAAACCCGCGTTGAAACACGTGGTCGTAATAAGCCACCAAGAGGCCTAGTATTTATGCCTTGGTTTGATGCCAGCCGTTTAGTAAATAAAGTCACATTAGATGCAACCGACCCGCTTTCAAAAGAAACGGATTTCAAAAAATGTGCCATTAAAATAGTTAAAGCGTAAGGAGAATAACAATGAAAAAATCAATTATGGCCTTATTCTCAGCAAGTGTATTACTATCGTCTATTGCAGCGTTCAGCCATGCAGCTGAAGTAGCAACGCTTAGAGATGACACAAGTATTGAAACGCAAAAGCAACCAAAGTCTATGCCAAATGTTGTAAATACCGACATCAAGCAAAAGCGTAACTACCCTATGCAGCCGCCGATCATTCCACATAAAGTGAGAAACTACCAAGTAGATTTAAAAGTGAATAAGTGTATGTCTTGTCACTCGCGAAATCGCACCGAAGAGTCTCAAGCTCCTATGGTAAGTGTGACCCACTATATGGATAGAGATGGTAACTTTTTAGCGGAAGTGTCTCCTCGCAGATATTTTTGTAGTCAATGTCATGTACCACAACTAGATACAGATCCATTAGTGGACAATACATTTGAAGATATGAATACTCTGATGAAAGAAAAAGCTCAAAAAGCCAAAGCTGAAAAAGAGTAGGTACAGTGATGAAAAATTTAATAGTAAGAATTTGGAATACCCTACGCAAACCCAGCGTGCACTATAGTTTAGGCTTTTTAGTTATCGGTGGTTTCGTCGCAGGGATTATCTTCTGGGGTGGTTTTAACACCGCACTAGAAATAACCAATACCGAAGAGTTTTGTATTTCTTGTCATGAAATGGAAGATAACCCTTATGAAGAGTTAAAAACAACGATTCATTTCTCAAACCGATCTGGTGTTCGTGCTACATGTCCTGATTGTCATGTGCCACACAAATGGACCGATAAAATTGCTCGTAAAATGCAAGCATCGAAAGAAGTTTGGGGTAAAATTTTCGG comes from the Thalassotalea nanhaiensis genome and includes:
- the napA gene encoding nitrate reductase catalytic subunit NapA; amino-acid sequence: MKLNRREFIKANAVAVAATAAGVAIPATASNLITSSEMTKLKWDKAPCRFCGTGCSVNVATMDNKVVATHGDINSPVNKGLNCIKGYFLSKIMYGKDRLTKPLLRMKDGKFDKNGDFTPITWDAAFDIMAEKAKKTLKEKGPTAVGMFGSGQWTVQEGYAAVKLMKAGFRTNNIDPNARHCMASAVGGFMRTFGIDEPMGCYDDFEHADAFVLWGSNMAEMHPILWTRITDRRLSAPHVKVAVLSTFEHRSFDLADNGMIFTPQTDLAILNFIANYIIKTDRVNKDFITKHTNFRLGNTDIGYGLRPEHPLEKNAKNSGSTAGGSKAINFEEYAKFVSTYTAEYVSELSTVPVDKLNALAELYADPNTKVTSLWTMGFNQHTRGVWANNLVYNIHLLTGKISTPGNSPFSLTGQPSACGTAREVGTFSHRLPADMVVNNPKHRAIAEKIWKLPEGTIPPKPGYHAVLQNRKLKDGELNFYWVQCNNNMQAAANINEEGLPGYRNPKNFIVVSDPYPTVTAQAADLILPTAMWVEKEGVYGNAERRTQSWYQQVNAPEGALSDMWQLVEFSKRFQIEDVWPEELIAKMPEYRGKSLFNVLYENGQVNKYPLSEIPDDRLNQESRDFGFYIQKGLFEEYAEFGRGHAHDLAPYDRYHQERGLRWPVVDGKETLWRFKEGSDPYVKPGSDFDFYGKPDGKAVIFALPYEPAAEFPDAEYDLWLSTGRVLEHWHSGSMTQRVPELYKAMPDAVVYMNPDDAKKRGLRRGDLVKLISRRGEVETRVETRGRNKPPRGLVFMPWFDASRLVNKVTLDATDPLSKETDFKKCAIKIVKA
- a CDS encoding nitrate reductase cytochrome c-type subunit yields the protein MKKSIMALFSASVLLSSIAAFSHAAEVATLRDDTSIETQKQPKSMPNVVNTDIKQKRNYPMQPPIIPHKVRNYQVDLKVNKCMSCHSRNRTEESQAPMVSVTHYMDRDGNFLAEVSPRRYFCSQCHVPQLDTDPLVDNTFEDMNTLMKEKAQKAKAEKE
- a CDS encoding cytochrome c3 family protein, whose product is MKNLIVRIWNTLRKPSVHYSLGFLVIGGFVAGIIFWGGFNTALEITNTEEFCISCHEMEDNPYEELKTTIHFSNRSGVRATCPDCHVPHKWTDKIARKMQASKEVWGKIFGTINTREKFEGKRRHLAENEWTRLKANDSLECRNCHNFDYMDFTAQSTRAEEQHSTSLATGEKTCIDCHKGIAHELPDMEGVEGW